A portion of the Candida dubliniensis CD36 chromosome R, complete sequence genome contains these proteins:
- a CDS encoding ATP-dependent RNA helicase, putative (Similar to S. cerevisiae ECM32;~SGD describes this as a DNA dependent ATPase/DNA helicase, not an RNA helicase), translating into MTSERYTCLTCSEQFSETGQIQKHLSTTRHKSVRLESLDETLECEECSDSNIHQLSIVRYGFNDMSLLCQICLEKDNKKTGETPSASYTLSNGAFFNKLPQYLKFRDIECMECGDDSHLSVANTSSGQLVICRKCLPKYESDNVKFISEDRDDFLSELLGIKEVIIKKSSRRRKTGKNAGGKRGKAGRRARKPDPEAEARKAHYLQSKQTAKDIKSGTTVKAIGSNGQANNKTKTGTKPSSKPVSRFSKSPNTSGKSTPKPGKSPANSGKSTPRFGKSPSVSGKSTPKSIQSPSVSGTSTPARSSTPVNNTKTKSKPDNKTKNKTVNGKLENVSGTKSKPNANKKSPIEKAENKPKVKDTNKLSPKESTGSTSIKSGSKKLSEKDKTKNILSKTDKKQKPASKANVPHSNSKTKSVSNPQSSNKKPGPNIPSSEESSLVLPPYITRFHPSEKPRLTYDSMNEYFKEISFNVFLEDQLNNESNIIDSSNFTISWYEDQDKKNNQFQLQIPMRPEIIDKFLSQKLKKFKKNPFSVDQAIFLILDDEIMWSGYIATVDEVASKKGRRVKKDVIELIIMLHPWSQALPRTVHVSNLKILPASQPVTRVLNAMKTINNASFTKMLLGKEPIKQIDFKNFLKFQGENLNESQKKGVQSVLNNSITVLQGPPGTGKTSTIYEIILQLLDSLNTYPILVVAASNIAIDNIAEKLMTKHGKDILRITAGEKERDYNRSHPLASICLHHKMYDAMPMKYQQVLDEMKRGMAPSIGTTAYKKFAQERFFLSNQIVTQAKVVLATPVVAGGIKSLNNVRVVIIDEATQSSEPTTLIPLALPSVEKLVLVGDQKQLSCFSLIPNLSLSLFERVLLNGTYKTPHMLDTQYRMHPEISEFPRTKFYGGLLKDGIDASARQSEGVISSPLYFWDTKGNAREQSVRNFLHEDGGYTYTNRDEIGYIQQVLRTLIITKGVNPEQIGIITPYSGQRDLISATLVKDDVINPSNEQMKTEVDIDDLKNDSKPVTIHIVSGIMIASIDAFQGREKDYMIMSCVRSNAKGVIGFLRDERRLNVALTRAKYGLIMVGDRKCLQNGDKLWKEYLQYLDSKKAIHDNDTFGE; encoded by the coding sequence ATGACAAGTGAAAGGTATACCTGTTTGACGTGTTCTGAACAGTTTTCAGAAACTGGACAAATTCAGAAACATCTTTCGACAACTCGACACAAGTCAGTGCGATTAGAAAGTTTGGATGAGACTTTAGAATGTGAAGAATGTTCCGACAGTAATATTCATCAGTTGTCCATTGTCAGATATGGGTTTAACGATATGTCCTTATTGTGTCAAATCTGTCTTGAAAAGGATAACAAGAAAACAGGCGAAACACCTAGTGCCAGTTACACGCTATCAAATGGGGCgtttttcaataaacttCCTCagtatttgaaatttagAGACATTGAGTGTATGGAATGTGGAGATGATTCCCATTTGTCTGTCGCCAACACTTCTTCTGGGCAATTAGTGATTTGCCGTAAATGTTTACCGAAATATGAAAGTGACAATGTGAAATTTATAAGTGAAGATAGGGACGATTTTCTTTCTGAGTTATTGGGGATTAAGGAAGTGATAATTAAGAAATCttcaagaagaagaaaaactgGGAAGAATGCTGGTGGAAAGAGAGGAAAAGCAGGAAGACGAGCAAGAAAGCCCGATCCTGAGGCTGAGGCTAGAAAAGCTCATTATTTACAATCTAAGCAAACAGCAAAGGATATTAAATCCGGTACTACAGTCAAAGCTATAGGATCAAATGGTCAAGCtaacaataaaacaaaaactgGTACAAAACCTAGCTCAAAACCAGTATCGAGATTTAGTAAAAGCCCGAATACTAGTGGTAAATCAACTCCTAAACCTGGTAAGAGTCCAGCAAACAGTGGCAAGTCAACCCCACGCTTTGGTAAGAGTCCGTCTGTGAGTGGCAAGTCAActccaaaatcaattcaaagTCCATCAGTAAGTGGTACTTCCACCCCAGCTAGATCCTCGACTCCTGTAAACAACACCAAAACTAAATCAAAACCAGATAATAAAACCAAGAACAAAACTGTTAATGGCAAACTTGAAAATGTATCTGGTACCAAGTCAAAACCAAACGCCAATAAAAAGAGTCCTATAGAAAAAGCTGAAAATAAACCTAAGGTGAAAGACACAAATAAATTGTCTCCAAAAGAATCAACAGGACTGACTTCCATCAAGTCTGGTTCTAAAAAATTGTctgaaaaagataaaacaaaaaatattttatcaaaaacaGATAAAAAGCAAAAACCAGCATCAAAAGCCAATGTTCCTCATTCTAATAGCAAGACAAAATCTGTATCTAACCCACAGTCTAGTAACAAAAAACCGGGACCAAATATACCGTCTTCAGAAGAAAGTTCACTTGTGCTTCCTCCTTATATTACAAGGTTTCATCCATCAGAAAAACCAAGACTTACCTATGATTCCATGAATGAATATTTCAAAGAGATAAGTTTCAATGTCTTTTTAGAGGATCAATTAAACAATGAACtgaatattattgattcaagTAACTTTACAATATCTTGGTATGAAGATCAAGATAAAAAGaacaatcaatttcaattacaaATCCCCATGCGTCCagaaatcattgataaGTTTTTATcacaaaaattaaagaaatttaaaaagaatCCATTTCTGGTAGATCaagcaatttttttaattttagaTGATGAAATAATGTGGTCAGGTTATATAGCAACGGTTGATGAAGTTGCTAGTAAAAAAGGTAGAAGAGTTAAAAAAGatgttattgaattaattattatgtTACATCCTTGGTCTCAAGCATTACCAAGAACTGTTCATGTAtctaatttgaaaattttacCAGCTTCACAACCAGTTACTAGAGTATTGAATGCTATGAAAACTATCAATAATGCAAGTTTCACTAAAATGTTGTTGGGTAAAGAaccaataaaacaaattgattttaagaattttttgaaattccAAGGAGAAAACTTGAATGAATCTCAGAAAAAGGGGGTACAATCAGTTCTTAATAATTCCATCACTGTATTACAAGGTCCTCCTGGTACTGGTaaaacatcaacaatttatgAAATCATATTACAATTACTTGATTCATTAAACACTTATCCTATTCTTGTGGTGGCAGCATCTAACATTGCTATTGACAATATAGCAGAAAAGTTAATGACAAAACATGGGAAAGATATTTTAAGAATAACTGCCGGTGAAAAGGAACGTGACTATAATAGGTCACATCCATTGGCGTCGATTTGTTTACATCATAAAATGTATGATGCTATGCCGATGAAGTATCAACAAGTTTTGGATGAAATGAAACGAGGTATGGCTCCATCAATTGGAACTACTGCttataaaaaatttgctcaggaaagattttttttgtcgAACCAAATTGTTACCCAAGCCAAAGTTGTATTAGCAACACCTGTAGTGGCTGGTGgaatcaaatcattgaataaTGTTAGGGTTGtcattattgatgaagcAACTCAATCATCTGAACCAACGACTTTAATCCCATTAGCTTTACCATCAGTAGAGAAATTAGTGTTAGTTGGGgatcaaaaacaattgagttgtttttcattgattCCAAACTTGTCCTTGTCTTTGTTTGAAAGAGTTTTATTAAATGGCACTTACAAGACACCACATATGTTGGATACCCAATATCGTATGCACCCAGAAATTAGTGAATTCCCACGTACAAAATTCTATGGTGGGTTATTAAAAGATGGTATTGATGCAAGTGCAAGACAACTGGAAGGAGTTATCTCTAGTCCACTTTACTTTTGGGATACCAAGGGAAATGCCCGAGAACAATCAGTTAGAAATTTTCTTCATGAAGATGGAGGGTATACTTATACAAATCGTGATGAGATTGGTTATATTCAACAAGTATTACgaacattaataataacaaaagGAGTCAACCCGGAACAAATAGGTATAATAACACCGTATTCGGGACAACGTGATTTGATCTCAGCAACTTTAGTGAAGGATGATGTAATTAATCCTAGTAATGAACAAATGAAAACTGaagttgatattgatgatttaaagAATGATTCGAAACCAGTTACAATCCATATAGTTTCTGGAATTATGATTGCATCTATTGATGCCTTCCAAGGTAGAGAAAAAGACTATATGATTATGTCATGTGTTAGATCAAATGCCAAGGGGGTGATTGGGTTCTTGAGAGATGAAAGAAGATTAAATGTGGCGCTTACTAGGGCCAAATATGGATTAATAATGGTAGGAGATAGAAAGTGTTTGCAAAATGGAGACAAATTATGGAAGGAATACTTGCAGTATTTGGATTCCAAAAAAGCTATACATGACAATGATACTTTTGGTGAATAG
- a CDS encoding 2',3'-cyclic-nucleotide 3'-phosphodiesterase, putative (Similar to S. cerevisiae CPD1), translated as MSSLNTLFPGSPPKFEPHITITTNISLDLTDKSKTKDDVDRILSASAVAINSLPKNHESLVKLGKVNSQRKFFKKLYFEVEKDPNLVSFARIIRELFVIVPQDVEKENIKQNPHLYTRDTNGNTIRRKPSKKKSKAPEVKEFDTSFIRQAAAYKAAEWSAQEFDPHISLVYSDLWPLHSALWRNINTRISDIDWDIEWEFGVLKLVLCEGDVNDWVVLGSVDIH; from the coding sequence ATGAGTTCGTTGAATACCCTATTTCCAGGGCTGCCACCAAAGTTTGAACCTCACATTACAATCACCACCAACATAAGCTTGGATTTGACAGACAAGAGCAAAACAAAGGATGATGTTGACAGAATTTTATCGGCAAGTGCGGTTGCGATAAACTCGTTACCAAAGAACCATGAAAGTTTGGTAAAATTAGGAAAAGTGAATAGTCAAcgtaaatttttcaaaaaactATACTTTGAGGTGGAAAAGGATCCTAATTTGGTGTCATTTGCAAGAATAATCCGTgaattatttgttattgtgCCACAGGATGTCGAGAAAGAGAACATCAAGCAAAATCCTCATCTTTATACAAGAGATACTAATGGAAACACAATAAGGCGGAAGCCactgaaaaagaaaagtaaaGCACCCGAGGTCAAAGAGTTTGATACGTCCTTTATTCGCCAAGCAGCTGCATATAAGGCAGCAGAATGGTCAGCACAAGAATTCGATCCTCATATCTCGTTGGTTTACAGTGATTTATGGCCGCTACACAGTGCCTTATGGAGAAACATCAATACCCGAATACTGGATATAGACTGGGATATTGAGTGGGAATTTGGTGTTTTGAAATTAGTGCTTTGTGAAGGTGATGTTAATGACTGGGTAGTTTTAGGAAGTGTTGATATACACTGA
- a CDS encoding 6-phosphogluconolactonase, putative (Similar to S. cerevisiae SOL3), protein MSAKVYSYSDSQDVANSVGKYVIEQQNKAIEANDSFKIALSGGSLGKILKQALIDNKEIGSKAQWDKWEVYFSDERLVPLYHPDSNFGLFNEMVLKNLPQDTTKMKLHVIDQSLLTGKDGKLDDLVDQAKDQAIAKEYANGLPKQFDLILLGCGPDGHTCSLFPGHKLLEERGELISYINDSPKPPPRRITFTFPVLENAKAIAFVATGAGKAPVLREIFSGQSKLPCALVNDIKTGVSVSWFVDSAAVEGVDVLTSKY, encoded by the coding sequence ATGTCAGCCAAAGTATACTCCTACTCCGATTCACAAGATGTGGCCAATTCAGTTGGAAAATATGTTATcgaacaacaaaacaaagcCATTGAAGCCAATGACTCTTTTAAAATTGCTTTGTCTGGCGGTTCCTTAGGcaagattttgaaacaagcattgattgataataagGAGATCGGTTCAAAAGCCCAATGGGATAAATGGGAAGTCTACTTTAGTGATGAGAGATTAGTTCCATTGTATCACCCAGATTCGAATTTTGGATTATTCAACGAAAtggttttgaaaaatttgccTCAAGACACCACAAAGATGAAATTACACGTCATTGATCAATCATTGCTAACCGGAAAGGATGGTAAATTAGATGATTTAGTCGATCAAGCAAAAGATCAAGCAATTGCCAAAGAATATGCTAATGGGTTGccaaaacaatttgatttgatctTGCTTGGGTGTGGGCCAGATGGCCACACTTGCTCTTTATTCCCAGGTCATAAATTATTGGAAGAAAGAGGCGAATTGATTTCATATATAAATGATTCTCCAAAACCTCCACCAAGAAGAATTACATTCACCTTCCCAGTGTTGGAAAATGCCAAAGCAATTGCATTTGTGGCAACTGGTGCAGGTAAAGCTCCGGTGTTGCGTGAAATTTTCCTGGGTCAAAGCAAGTTACCATGTGCTTTAGTTAATGACATAAAGACTGGTGTATCGGTAAGCTGGTTTGTAGACTCTGCTGCAGTAGAAGGTGTTGATGTTTTAACAAGTAAATACTAA
- a CDS encoding subunit of histone acetyltransferase complex, putative (Similar to S. cerevisiae GCN5) yields the protein MVDRKRTATIRAEDDDEENDNVPLQKKVKIETKQEEEEDGDKKEARDTKSEAKQESKEESAQKENNEAEEEEDDEEEEEEDEEAEEERKRITNFNFDGEIYTFKERPSVIEEKEGKIEFRVVNNDNSRENLIVLTGLKNIFQKQLPKMPREYISRLVYDRSHLSMAVVRKPLTVVGGITYRPFNNRGFAEIVFCAISSTEQVRGYGAHLMNHLKDYVRATSPIKYFLTYADNYAIGYFKKQGFTKEISLDKSVWMGYIKDYEGGTLMQCSMLPSILRYLDSGKILLLQKAAIERKIRSRSKSKIVRPGLQVFKTNKNVTLDPKDIPGLAEAGWSEEMDKLAQKPKRGPHYNFMVTLFSEIQNHPSAWPFAVAVNKEEVPDYYRVIEHPIDLATIEQKLENNLYLKFTDFVDDLKLMFNNCRAYNSETTTYYKNANKLEKFMNNKLKDCTFV from the coding sequence ATGGTCGACAGAAAAAGAACTGCAACAATACGTGCCgaggatgatgatgaagaaaatgacAATGTTcctttacaaaaaaaagtgaaaatagaaacaaaacaagaagaagaggaagatgGAGATAAGAAGGAAGCCAGGGACACCAAGTCTGAGGCGAAGCAGGAATCAAAAGAGGAATCTGCCCAGAAGGAAAATAATGAAGcggaagaagaagaggatgatgaagaagaagaagaagaagatgaagaagctgaagaagagagaaaaagaataaccAATTTTAACTTTGATGGCGAGATTTACACATTTAAAGAACGACCTTCCgtaattgaagaaaaagaaggaaaaataGAATTTCGTGTGGTGAATAATGACAATAGTAGAGAAAACTTGATTGTGTTAACTGGATTGAAGAATATTTTCCAAAAGCAACTACCCAAGATGCCTCGTGAATATATATCGCGTTTGGTGTATGATCGATCACATTTATCAATGGCTGTTGTTAGAAAGCCTCTTACAGTGGTAGGTGGTATTACATACCGTCCATTTAACAACCGTGGATTTGCCGAAATTGTATTTTGTGCTATTTCTTCAACCGAGCAAGTGCGTGGGTATGGTGCACATTTGATGAATCATTTGAAGGACTATGTGAGGGCGACATCTCCAATTAAGTATTTTTTGACGTATGCAGATAACTATGCAATTGGGTATTTCAAAAAACAGGGTTTCACGAAAGAAATATCGTTAGATAAATCGGTGTGGATGGGGTACATAAAGGATTACGAAGGTGGTACATTGATGCAGTGTTCCATGTTGCCTTCAATATTGAGATACCTCGATCTGGGTAAAATATTACTTTTGCAAAAAGCAGCCATTGAAAGGAAAATCAGGTCTAGatccaaatcaaaaatagtGAGACCAGGCTTGCAAGTTTTTAAGACCAACAAAAATGTGACTTTAGACCCAAAAGATATCCCTGGGTTAGCAGAGGCAGGGTGGCTGGAAGAAATGGATAAGTTAGCGCAGAAACCGAAAAGAGGACCACATTACAACTTTATGGTTACGCTATTCAGTGAAATTCAGAACCACCCTTCTGCTTGGCCATTTGCGGTGGCAGttaacaaagaagaagtacCAGATTACTATCGAGTTATCGAACATCCGATTGATTTAGCAACAATAGAGCAAAAATTGGAGAACAACTTGTATTTAAAGTTCACTGATTTTGTGGATGACCTAAAGCTAATGTTCAACAATTGTCGAGCTTATAATTCCGAAACCACAACTTATTATAAAAATGCAAACAAGCTAGAGAAGTttatgaataataaattgaaagattGTACTTTTGTATAG
- a CDS encoding 60S ribosomal export protein NMD3 (Similar to S. cerevisiae NMD3), whose amino-acid sequence MSNYTQMDPTNQGGGAQVATVLCCNCGVPMDGSSGLVMCYDCIKLNVDITEGIPREANVSFCRNCERFLQPPGQWIRAELESRELLALCLRRLKGLNKVRLVDASFIWTEPHSRRIRVKITVQGEAMANTIVQQTFEVEYVVIAMQCPDCAKSYTTNTWRATVQIRQKVPHKRTFLYLEQLILKHNAHVDTVSIQETKDGLDFFYAQKNHAAKMVDFLQAVAPIKVKKSEELVSMDIHSGSSSYKFSYSVEIAPICRDDLVVLPKKLAHSMGNISRLVLCNKITNSIQFMDPNTLQTADLSSPVYWRFPFPSLLDATQLVEFIVLDVEPTGDIRGKYVLADIEVSRASDLGSNDQTFYVRTHLGGILHPGDSCLGYYLTNTNINSELWDTLDTDNTPEVVIVKKHYARKSKKSKNRKWKLKRMAREHNDIVANDDSRQARQEQERAERDYELFLQELEEDDELRQTINLYKAGDNQPQVSRNHDDMNDGEEDDEDAPEIGIDELLDELDDMTLDDTPMN is encoded by the coding sequence atgtcAAATTATACTCAAATGGATCCCACCAATCAAGGCGGTGGTGCTCAAGTGGCTACAGTATTATGTTGCAATTGTGGTGTTCCTATGGATGGGTCCCTGGGATTAGTAATGTGTTACGACTgtattaaattaaatgttGATATAACAGAAGGTATTCCAAGAGAGGCAAATGTGTCATTCTGTAGAAATTGTGAAAGATTTTTACAGCCACCTGGACAGTGGATAAGAGCAGAATTGGAATCCCGTGAGTTGCTAGCTTTGTGTCTTAGACGTTTGAAGGGTTTAAACAAGGTGAGGTTAGTTGACGCAAGTTTCATCTGGACTGAGCCTCATTCCAGAAGAATCAGAGTTAAGATCACTGTTCAAGGTGAAGCCATGGCAAATACTATTGTTCAACAAACATTCGAAGTCGAGTACGTTGTGATTGCCATGCAATGTCCAGATTGTGCCAAATCTTATACCACCAATACCTGGAGAGCCACCGTTCAAATAAGACAAAAAGTCCCACATAAGAGAACCTTTTTGTATTTGGagcaattgattttgaagcACAATGCTCACGTCGATACTGTTTCCATCCAAGAAACCAAAGATGGGTTAGATTTCTTCTATGCCCAAAAAAACCACGCAGCTAAAATGGTCGATTTCTTGCAAGCTGTTGCTCCTATCAAGGTTAAGAAATCTGAAGAATTGGTGAGTATGGATATACATTCGGGATCATCAAGTTATAAATTCTCCTATTCTGTAGAAATTGCTCCTATTTGTCGTGACGATTTGGTTGTTTTGCCTAAAAAGTTGGCACATTCCATGGGTAACATCTCACGTTTGGTTTTATGTAACAAGATCACTAATTCTATTCAGTTTATGGATCCTAATACTTTGCAGACAGCCGATTTATCATCTCCAGTGTACTGGAGATTTCCGTTCCCATCATTATTAGATGCCACACAATTGGTGGAGTTTATTGTATTAGATGTTGAGCCAACAGGTGATATCAGAGGTAAATATGTGTTGGCTGATATTGAAGTGAGTCGTGCCAGTGATTTGGGGTCGAATGATCAAACTTTCTATGTCCGCACCCATCTCGGTGGTATCTTACATCCAGGAGACTCTTGCTTGGGTTACTATTtgacaaatacaaatataaattctGAGTTGTGGGATACGTTGGATACTGATAATACCCCTGAAGTTGTGATAGTAAAGAAACATTACGCAAGAAAATCCAAGAAATCTAAGAATAGAAAATGGAAGTTGAAGAGAATGGCCAGAGAACACAATGATATTGTTGCTAATGACGATAGCAGACAAGCAAGACAGGAACAAGAGAGAGCAGAAAGAGATTACGAGTTGTTCTTGCAAGAATTAGAAGaggatgatgaattaagaCAAACAATCAACTTGTATAAAGCCGGTGATAATCAACCACAAGTATCCAGAAATCATGACGACATGAATGATGGCGAAGAAGATGACGAGGATGCTCCTGAGATTGGCATTGACGAGTTATTGGATGAATTGGACGATATGACGTTGGATGACACACCAATGAATTAG
- a CDS encoding autophagy-related protein, putative (Similar to S. cerevisiae ATG7), translating into MTSHSDQLVKKYILNQSFVESSFFTKLSELKLEKYKLDSSYIAIHGFQTHPSKLNKFNDTPVLNLDQSSFADTLNDSRIDIPGELFNVNTIEEFKSLDKLKLLNTWGQSIYSDVTNASSFDYKLFNKFYILTYSDLKKYKFYYWVAYPTLSNSWTVENESQETDATITQLVKTEMDKEYGQFFQFYEGKLHKSVRVDKERTFVFIDTCLSKDKKPTSQLKNYLYYIAYKGIKEIDLITYRNNNLAFKQHLKLDAFSDSPKITGWERTSQGKLGPKLADLGSLIDPLQLAEQAVELNLKLMKWRIAPDINLEIIKKQKVLLLGAGTLGSYVARALLGWGVKSITFVDSGRISFSNPVRQPLFNFEDCFSDNGQGEYKALRAAENLKKVFPGVDARGICLEVPMVGHPVTDEQKERANYETLLKLFEEHDVIFLLMDSRESRWLPTLIGAASDKIVINAALGFDSFLVMRHGVMSQKDRLGCYYCNDVVAPNDSLSDRTLDQMCTVTRPGGALMASSLAVELLVAILQHPEKNLAPHDAETKFGNVPHQIRGFLHNFSQTKLFAPSYAHCSACSPRVVTEFKQEGWEFVRKCLDNSQYLEDISGLAKVQQEAELAAKQLLEDLSLDDDIGDEIDEDSEWLS; encoded by the coding sequence ATGACAAGCCATCTGGATCAGTTAGtcaaaaaatatattctcAACCAATCTTTTGTTGAATCGTCTTTCTTTACCAAGTTATCTGAATTAAAGTTAGAGAAGTACAAATTGGACTCGTCTTATATTGCCATTCATGGTTTCCAAACACACCCATcgaaattgaacaaatttaaCGATACTCCAGTATTGAACTTGGATCAATCTAGTTTTGCTGATACGTTGAATGATCTGAGAATAGACATTCCTGGAGAGTTATTCAATGTTAATACTATTGAAGAATTCAAGTCCCTAGATAAATTGAAGCTTTTAAATACATGGGGGCAAAGCATATACCTGGATGTGACAAATGCTTCTAGTTTTGACTACAAATTATTTAACAAATTCTATATTTTGACCTACTCGGatttaaagaaatataaattcTACTATTGGGTTGCGTATCCCACTTTGAGCAATAGTTGGACAGTTGAAAATGAATCCCAAGAAACAGACGCTACAATAACTCAATTGGTTAAAACTGAAATGGATAAGGAGTATGGCCagtttttccaattttatGAGGGGAAACTTCATAAATCTGTTCGAGTAGACAAAGAGCGTACCTTTGTATTTATAGATACTTGTTTAAGTAAGGACAAGAAGCCTACAAGTCAGCTCAAGAACTATTTATATTACATTGCATACAAGGGtattaaagaaatagaTCTCATTACTTACCGCAATAATAACTTGGCTTTTAAACAGcatttgaaattagatGCTTTTTCCGACTCCCCGAAAATCACTGGTTGGGAAAGAACAAGCCAGGGGAAGTTGGGACCCAAACTTGCAGACTTGGGATCATTAATAGATCCTTTACAGTTGGCGGAGCAAGCagttgaattgaatttgaaactaATGAAATGGAGAATTGCCCCGGATATAAATTTAGAGATAAttaagaaacaaaaagttTTGCTTCTTGGAGCTGGTACTTTAGGAAGTTATGTCGCAAGAGCATTGTTAGGCTGGGGTGTGAAAAGCATCACTTTTGTGGATAGTGGTAGAATATCTTTTTCCAACCCCGTGAGACAACCactttttaattttgaagatTGTTTTAGTGATAATGGACAAGGTGAGTACAAGGCATTGAGGGCTGcagaaaatttgaaaaaagttTTCCCTGGTGTAGATGCAAGAGGTATCTGTTTGGAGGTCCCTATGGTTGGTCACCCAGTTACTGatgaacaaaaagaaagggCAAATTATGAGACTTTGCTAAAGCTCTTTGAGGAGCATGAtgttatatttttattaatggaTTCAAGAGAGTCTAGATGGTTGCCCACTTTAATTGGTGCAGCCAGTGATAAAATAGTGATTAATGCTGCCTTGGGCTTTGATAGTTTTCTTGTAATGAGACATGGAGTGATGAGTCAAAAGGATAGGTTAGGGTGCTATTATTGTAACGATGTGGTAGCTCCTAATGACAGCTTATCAGACAGAACACTAGATCAAATGTGTACTGTAACAAGACCAGGGGGTGCTCTAATGGCTTCATCCTTAGCTGTTGAATTGTTGGTGGCAATTTTGCAACATCCTGAAAAGAATCTTGCACCACATGATGCTGAAACAAAATTTGGGAATGTGCCACATCAAATAAGAGGGTTCTTGCACAATTTCCTGCAAACTAAGTTATTTGCTCCTAGCTATGCCCATTGTTCAGCTTGCTCTCCACGAGTGGTGACAGAATTTAAGCAGGAAGGTTGGGAATTTGTTAGGAAATGTCTTGATAATTCCCAATATTTAGAGGATATCTCTGGGTTGGCCAAAGTGCAACAGGAAGCTGAGTTGGCTGCTAAACAATTGCTTGAAGATTTGTCGTTGGACGATGATATTggtgatgaaattgatgaggATTCTGAGTGGTTAAGTTGA